AAAAAGAATACAATAGCCATAAATATAACGAGTATATTTATGGTTCGGCAGAAGTGGTAGGACTGATGTGCTTGAGAGTCTTTTGTGAGAATGATAGTGAGCTTTATGAAAGTTTGAAGGCTGGAGCAAGAAGTCTTGGTGCTGCTTTTCAAAAAGTCAATTTTTTAAGAGATATGAAAAGCGATTTTGATGAGCGTGGAAGAGTATATTTCCCAAATGTCAATTATTCTAAGTTTGATGCAAATGCAAAAATTCAAATAGAAAATGATATTCAGAAAGATTTTGATGCAGCTTATGAGGCTATATTGAGACTTCCTAAAACCTCAAGAATGGGAGTTTATTTGGCATACGTATATTATCTCAAACTCTTTAATAAAATAAAACAATCTTCAGCACAAACTATTCTTTCGAAGCGTGTTCGTGTGCCAGATAGTAGAAAAATGGTATTATTGCTCAAAAGTTATGTCAAACATCATTTAAATTATATTTAGAATAAAAAAGCTCGTAGAAATAAGATTTTTCCACGAGTTTTTATTTTTGTATTAGTAACTCATAATATTTAGTTTAAGATCACTCT
This genomic window from Bernardetia sp. contains:
- a CDS encoding phytoene/squalene synthase family protein; this encodes MNTITTSPSTKKIETDTISDSMALYNTTALKCSKLITQHYSTSFTLGIQTLHKKLHFPIYAIYGYVRYADEIVDTFHNNDKANLLARFREDTYRAIDEKISTNPVIHSFQLVVDKYSIETELIEAFLESMKMDLDKKEYNSHKYNEYIYGSAEVVGLMCLRVFCENDSELYESLKAGARSLGAAFQKVNFLRDMKSDFDERGRVYFPNVNYSKFDANAKIQIENDIQKDFDAAYEAILRLPKTSRMGVYLAYVYYLKLFNKIKQSSAQTILSKRVRVPDSRKMVLLLKSYVKHHLNYI